The Artemia franciscana chromosome 11, ASM3288406v1, whole genome shotgun sequence genome has a segment encoding these proteins:
- the LOC136033068 gene encoding keratin-associated protein 19-2-like, protein MTKVVFLLALFAMIAVTFAFPQDIRKEEEAPVSADEEEAASRFGYWGLSPFGGYGGYGGYGGYGGYGGHRQTYSSYGSYGSQGGFGGYGGGLGFGR, encoded by the exons ATGACAAAAGTAGTGTTCCTTTTGGCTCTTTTTGCAATGATTGCTGTCACTTTCG cTTTCCCTCAAGATATTCGCAAAGAGGAAGAGGCCCCTGTCAGTGCCGATGAAGAAGAAGCTGCAAGCCGCTTTGGCTACTGGG GTCTCTCACCCTTCGGCGGATATGGCGGCTACGGCGGCTATGGCGGTTATGGTGGATATGGTGGACATCGTCAAACTTATTCCAGCTATGGGAGCTATGGTTCACAAGGTGGTTTTGGCGGCTATGGTGGTGGCTTAGGTTTTGGAAGATAA
- the LOC136033069 gene encoding keratin-associated protein 19-2-like, protein MMKAVFLLALFAMFTVAFAFPQDIRQEEKVPVNADEEEAAGRFGYWGLSSLGGYGGGYAGHRQTYSSYGSYGSQGGFGGFGSGFGFGR, encoded by the exons ATGATGAAAGCTGTATTTCTATTGGCTCTTTTTGCAATGTTTACTGTCGCTTTCG ccTTTCCTCAAGATATTCGTCAAGAGGAAAAGGTCCCTGTCAATGCCGATGAAGAAGAAGCTGCAGGCCGCTTTGGCTACTGGG GTCTCTCATCCCTTGGTGGCTATGGAGGTGGATATGCGGGACATCGCCAAACTTATTCCAGCTATGGGAGCTATGGCTCGCAAGGTGGTTTTGGTGGCTTTGGAAGCGGCTTCGGATTCGGAAGATAA